In Cervus elaphus chromosome 24, mCerEla1.1, whole genome shotgun sequence, a single genomic region encodes these proteins:
- the LOC122683073 gene encoding uncharacterized protein LOC122683073, with translation MEAAPRQTRRPSSVPSPCPGPSGSGTGLRDHTGGWPDTSEPAAWTHPSENCKLASWRPPRKNSATPHPLTRSKPTSTMSKPRPSAGLPLACQLGAFAFASQSEKLFPQGVIGNPWWMAGEQPLAKGPGETVQARKNEKGNPSQAFWRPEDSPDSSHALPPQERPARPRVC, from the exons ATGGAAGCGG CCCCCAGACAGACCAGGAGGCCGTCTTCAGTCCCTTCTCCATGTCCGGGGCCCAGCGGCAGCGGAACGGGGCTCCGTGATCACACT GGAGGCTGGCCTGACACTTCAGAGCCCGCTGCCTGGACCCACCCATCAGAGAACTGCAAACTGGCTAGCTGGCGGCCCCCGCGAAAGAATTCAGCAACACCGCACCCTCTGACACGTTCAAAACCAACGTCGACAATGTCGAAGCCAAG ACCCAGCGCAGGACTTCCCCTGGCTTGCCAGCTGGGGGCATTTGCCTTTGCTTCCCAAAGCGAGAAGCTGTTTCCTCAAGGAGTCATTGGAAACCCGTGGTGGATGGCTGGAGAGCAGCCCTTGGCCAAAGGACCCGGAGAAACGGTTCAGGCCAGGAAGAATGAAAAAGGGAATCCATCTCAGGCT ttctggaggccagaggacTCCCCTGATAGCTCACACG CCCTGCCCCCACAGGAGAGGCCGGCGAGGCCCCGGGTCTGCTGA